In the genome of Capra hircus breed San Clemente chromosome 5, ASM170441v1, whole genome shotgun sequence, one region contains:
- the CSDC2 gene encoding cold shock domain-containing protein C2 — protein sequence MTSEPTPPAVVPPLHSPKSPVWPTFPFHREGSRVWERGSVSSRDLPSPLPTKRTRTYSATARASAGPVFKGVCKQFSRSQGHGFITPENGSEDIFVHVSDIEGEYVPVEGDEVTYKVCPIPPKNQKFQAVEVVLTQLAPHTPHETWSGQVVGS from the exons ATGACTTCGGAGCCTACGCCGCCCGCGGTCGTGCCCCCGCTGCACTCCCCCAAGTCCCCTGTCTGGCCCACCTTTCCCTTCCACAGGGAGGGCAGCAGGGTCTGGGAGCGAGGCAGTGTCTCATCTCGGGACCTGCCCAGTCCCCTGCCCACCAAACGGACCAGGACGTATTCAGC GACAGCCCGTGCCTCGGCTGGCCCCGTGTTCAAGGGCGTCTGTAAGCAGTTCTCACGCTCACAGGGCCACGGCTTCATCACCCCCGAGAACGGGTCGGAGGACATCTTCGTGCACGTGTCTGA CATCGAGGGGGAGTACGTGCCGGTGGAAGGCGACGAGGTGACCTACAAGGTGTGCCCGATCCCGCCCAAGAACCAGAAGTTCCAAGCTGTGGAGGTGGTGCTCACCCAGCTGGCCCCACACACTCCCCACGAGACGTGGTCCGGCCAGGTTGTGGGCTCCTAG
- the PMM1 gene encoding phosphomannomutase 1, producing MAVTAEGARRKERVLCLFDVDGTLTPARQKIDPEVAAFLQKLRSRVQIGVVGGSDYSKIAEQLGEGDEVIEKFDYVFAENGTVQYKHGRLLSKQTIQNHLGEELLQDLINFCLRYMALLRLPKKRGTFIEFRNGMLNISPIGRSCTLEERIEFSELDKKEKIREKFVEALKTEFAGKGLRFSRGGMISFDVFPEGWDKRYCLDSLDQDCFDTIHFFGNETSPGGNDFEIYTDPRTVGHSVVSPQDTVQRCRELFFPETAHEA from the exons ATGGCCGTCACCGCTGAGGGCGCCCGCAGGAAGGAGCGCGTCCTCTGCCTGTTTGACGTGGACGGGACCCTCACGCCGGCTCGCCAG AAAATCGACCCAGAGGTGGCTGCCTTCCTGCAGAAGTTGCGAAGTAGGGTGCAGATCGGTGTGGTGGGCGGCTCTGACTACTCGAAAATTGCCGAGCAGCTGGGAGAGGGGGATGAAG TTATCGAGAAGTTTGATTATGTGTTTGCTGAGAACGGGACGGTGCAGTATAAGCATGGACGGCTGCTCTCCAAGCAG ACCATCCAGAACCACCTGGGGGAAGAGCTTCTGCAGGACCTGATCAACTTCTGCCTCCGCTACATGGCCCTGCTCAGACTGCCCAAGAAGCG TGGGACCTTCATCGAGTTCCGGAACGGCATGCTGAACATCTCGCCCATCGGCCGGAGCTGCACCCTGGAGGAGCGAATCGAGTTCTCCGAACTAGACAAG AAGGAGAAGATCCGGGAGAAGTTCGTGGAAGCCCTGAAAACCGAGTTTGCCGGCAAAGGACTGAGATTCTCCCGTG GAGGCATGATCAGCTTTGATGTCTTCCCCGAGGGCTGGGACAAGCGCTACTGCCTCGACAGCCTGGACCAGGACTGCTTCGACACCATCCATTTCTTTGGGAACGAGACCAGCCCT GGCGGGAACGACTTTGAGATCTACACCGACCCCCGGACCGTCGGCCACAGCGTGGTGTCACCGCAGGACACGGTGCAGCGATGCCGTGAGCTCTTCTTCCCAGAGACAGCCCACGAGGCGTGA